The DNA sequence aaggagcaggtcatttgtaattttaacaagtgcagtttctgtgctatggtggggcctaaaacctgactgaaattcttcatacatatcatttttatgcaggaaggtgctcaattgagcagacacaactttctctaaaattttagacataaatggaagatttgaaataggcctataatttgccagtacactaggatctagttttggtttcttaataagaggcttgataaccgccagcttgaatggttttgggacgtgtcctaaagttaacgacgagtttatgatattgagaagtgtttcttctgctacaggtaacagctctttcagtaatttagtgggtacaggatctaataaacatgttgttggtttagatacagtgataagtttatttagctcttcctgtcctatggttgtaaagcgctgcagtttatctttgggtgcgatggatgaaactgaagtgttagacgctgtagaatctacattcgctattgtatttctaatgttatctattttatcagtgaagaaattcataaagtcattactatttaacgttggtggaatatttgaatcaggtggcatctggtaatttgttaacttagccactgtgctaaataaaaacctaggattgttttggttattttcaatgagtttgtgtatatgctctgccctagcagtttttagagcctgtctatagctggacatactgtttttccatgcaattctaaaaacttctaagttagtttttctccatttgcgttcaagactacgagttaatttcttgagagagtgagtattactgttataccatggtacagtacgtttttctctaacttttttcaatttgattggggcaacagcttctaatgtattagagaaaatagtgcccatgttgtcagtaatttcgtctaattcgtgtgtatttttgggtacaattagcagttgagatagatcaggcaggttatttgcgaatctttctttggtggctggaacaatagttctgcccagacggtaacgctgagacatatagttaatatcagttatacgcagcatgcacgatacaaggaaatggtctgtaatatcatcactttgaggtacaatatctatagcagtaagatcgattccatgcgatataattaaatctagtgtatgattaaaacgatgagtgggcccggtgacattttgcttgactccaaaggagtttattaggtcagtaaacgcaagtcctaatgtatcatttgcattatcaacgtgaatattaaaatctcccatgattagcgccttatcaactgtaactagaaggtctgagaggaaatctgcaaattctttcaggaattctgtatacggccctggtggtctatacacagtagccagagcaagagatacattagatttcttttgcatgtctgacagagtaacttttagcagaagtatttcaaaagagttaaacctgtatcctgttttctgggtaacattgagaatatcactatatattgttgcaacacctccgccacgaccagtctgacggggctcatgcttataacagtagtttggtggagtagactcatttagaccaaaataatcatttggttttagccaggtttcagtcaagcagagtaaatcaaaactattatctgtgatcatttcatttacaataactgcttttggtgcgagtgatctaatatttatgagcccaaactttaaaaattgtttttgttcatttactttacatttttctggtttaattacgataagattttttctagatcctacattatatttatattttgacctcactattcggggaacagacacagtcttaataggttttacagcgcaagtacctttagcatttaagcggttagaacaaaactcatcataatggttatttgagaattgtcttactagtcacatggagcgaagtgtccttgagatgttgtcagagagaagctctgctccaattctgctggggtgtaatccatcagcgcgaaacagcctaggacgctcccagaaaagattccagttattaacaaatagcagtttctgttctttacaccatgacaacaaccattcatttaaagcaaaaagtctactgaacctt is a window from the Carassius gibelio isolate Cgi1373 ecotype wild population from Czech Republic chromosome A9, carGib1.2-hapl.c, whole genome shotgun sequence genome containing:
- the LOC128020352 gene encoding uncharacterized protein LOC128020352, which codes for MITDNSFDLLCLTETWLKPNDYFGLNESTPPNYCYKHEPRQTGRGGGVATIYSDILNVTQKTGYRFNSFEILLLKVTLSDMQKKSNVSLALATVYRPPGPYTEFLKEFADFLSDLLVTVDKALIMGDFNIHVDNANDTLGLAFTDLINSFGVKQNVTGPTHRFNHTLDLIISHGIDLTAIDIVPQSDDITDHFLVSCMLRITDINYMSQRYRLGRTIVPATKERFANNLPDLSQLLIVPKNTHELDEITDNMGTIFSNTLEAVAPIKLKKVREKRTVPWYNSNTHSLKKLTRSLERKWRKTNLEVFRIAWKNSMSSYRQALKTARAEHIHKLIENNQNNPRFLFSTVAKLTNYQMPPDSNIPPTLNSNDFMNFFTDKIDNIRNTIANVDSTASNTSVSSIAPKDKLQRFTTIGQEELNKLITVSKPTTCLLDPVPTKLLKELLPVAEETLLNIINSSLTLGHVPKPFKLAVIKPLIKKPKLDPSVLANYRPISNLPFMSKILEKVVSAQFFS